The nucleotide sequence GACCGGAAGATCTCGTGGCACCGCTGGTCCTGCCCAGCATACTCGATGAGGCGGTCAATCAACTGGACCCTCTCCTGTGGGCAttggcgctgcaggagctcctGCTTCAGCTGCATGATGATGTTGCCGGCCGCCTTCTCGTAGTGCAGCTGGTACAGCATCACAATGCGCAGCGCGTCGTCGACATCTGTTTTGGGATCTTGtaccacctccagcacgaGGCGGCTGTGCTCCGTCACATTGTTGTTGGAAATGATGTCCTGCTCGAGTACGGAGAGCCGCGTGAGGTTGCGTCCATTGATCTCAGCGACCAGCTCGCTCGTGATGGCGCAGTGTCGGGTCACCTGTGCCGACTGCTTGCGAGCTTCAGGGAAGCGGTTCATGAAATTTCGAATTTCATCCAAGGAAACGGTGTTGCGGTCGAATTTGTTCATCTCCTTGTACGTCTTTACCATCTCACTCACTGCCACACAAACCTGGCCCCAGTCACTGTAGCGGTGCTTTCCAAAAAAGGCGTCCGTCTGCGGTGTGACGACGTGCACGCGGTCCTCCGGCTTCGCATCTGGGTCGTCGATGGCGACTTCGTTGCCGCGCTGAAAGCCAATCAGCTCGTGAATCATTGCCTCGTACGTCCATGGCATCAACAGCGGAGTAATGGGGTCATCCTTGCGGTCCAATATCACCAGCACGCTCTCGGTGGCCTTGAGGTCTGGAAATGTGGCATGGACGCTCTTCATGCGAGCCGCTACCTCCACCGCGAGCTTCTCGGAAGCCTTGCTGCCCTCGCGGTGCCGAATGATCGGCCGGCGATTCGTCGACAGCAGCATGCTTATGATGCCCTCCGACATGCGCTCAAGCGAGTTGGGGTCCCACTGACTGTACGTGATGGGGTTCATGGCCAAGCTTGGGCCTTtggacagcggcgacggcttCAGCTGCATcagacacacccactccGTTACAGGAATGGAGCTGATGTACAGCTCCCCAACGTGCGACACGAGATTAAGCACATCAGCATTCGCCAAGGACTGCACCAGCGTGGAGTCCAGCATGTAGGTAAAGTAAATATCATAGGAAGCGAAGTTGCCCTCTGCCAGCTCCTGATACACAGATGCCAACGATGCCGCCGAGGGGCGGCACACAATCACGCAGGAAAAGTGCTTCATAGGATAGCGCTCCTGGTTCGCCAGCATGTCAACTAGCACGACATTGTGCTGCAGAAGCTGGTGCTGAGAGTAGGCAACGGAAAGGATTTCACGAGCCGCATCATCGCACAGGAGCACCTTGAGGCCCTCTGTGGAGCCAAACGCCGTGTTTAAGTAGTGCCAAGCCTGCTCCAGGCAGTTGCGACGTCCGCGGTTCCCCTTCGAGGCGGACGATGCGAGCATGGTGCTGCCGTATCGCACTAGGGGTGAAGAAATGAGAAACACCCACGGCGTTCATCCACGGGAAGGGAGTACCGTGCGCCCCACGCgacacgaagaaaagagccgGGCAAGGGCAACCGCGGAGGTGCCACTTTGTCGACCACGCAACACCCACGCAAAGGGCCACAGCAAACAAGACGAGGGACGCAGCAAAGAAGACCCgaacaaaggaaaaagaaacgcgGTGGGGAGAACAAACTGATGGGAAATCCAAGTGACCACAGTGCACCGCGACCGGCACGGTAGCAGGGACTATAAGAGTAGATCAAAGAAAGACAGGGAAGCGATACGGGCAATCGGAGGTTGGAGTTGTGCCAAAGTCTAGACCAAAACGCCGAGCAACAGGGTGATTTCGTGCCGCAAGTTACTCCTCGAAGCGCCTGCCCTTACCTTCCCTACATATTCGGGCAGGTTGCGTGTGCACCACGGGTGAAAGGCACAGGCTAGAGTAATAAATAGGGAGGGGATGAGGTGCTTGCGTGTAGTAGAAACGGTGTGTTCACGGAGAGGAAGACACGCCACAAGGAAGGTTAGGAtaggggggtgggggtgtgggcACAATCCGCTGCGACTGCTCTATAACTTTcgatagagagaggaggaatgGTCCCTCAATAACTGTGTATCATGGCACGTCGAATACTGGGTACGGCGCATCGAGTACCGAGCGTCTACCCACCACTCAATCCAGGCTGCGATAGCACATATAGATCAGTTGACGTGGATCGTTTGCTTTTATATCGTGTTAAGATGTTCTTGTCACCCAGCTAGGGCGACGtccacacaaacacacacgcgcacacatatAGGGGATTTAGAACAGAATACGATACTGTACAAGTGCTctggggcacacacacacacagtggtCACGAAGGAACTGCGATCGCCCTGCTTTACGTTGACGCCTTCGCCATCCCCTCGACACGGGCAAGCTTGTGCGCCAGCTCGCCATACTCATCACTCGCCGCCGGGGGCGTCGCTGCACGCTTTAGCACGGGCACCGACTTCGCAGCGAACAGCTCCATCGTTTGCGCACACGAGTCTATCAacgccctctcctctacaCTCAAGCGGAAGAACTCGTAGCAGTCGGCGTAGCTGCGTAGGTCAAGCTGTACCACCTTCATGAGCGGTTTTAGTACCTTCACCACCGGAAATGCGCGTGTGAGGTGGTATTTGAAGTTGTGGAAGAGGGTGCGGTAGCGCACTGAGTAGAAAAAAAGTTCCTTCATTATGGACATGGCGTACTCCTTGGCGTCCTCCGCCAACTGTGCCTCGCCCtcgtcagcagcggaggaCGTCGGAAGCTCGCGGCCTTCCCGGTGAAAGCACCGCGCGTCC is from Leishmania panamensis strain MHOM/PA/94/PSC-1 chromosome 35 sequence and encodes:
- a CDS encoding vacuolar protein sorting-associated protein, putative (TriTrypDB/GeneDB-style sysID: LpmP.35.0460), translating into MLASSASKGNRGRRNCLEQAWHYLNTAFGSTEGLKVLLCDDAAREILSVAYSQHQLLQHNVVLVDMLANQERYPMKHFSCVIVCRPSAASLASVYQELAEGNFASYDIYFTYMLDSTLVQSLANADVLNLVSHVGELYISSIPVTEWVCLMQLKPSPLSKGPSLAMNPITYSQWDPNSLERMSEGIISMLLSTNRRPIIRHREGSKASEKLAVEVAARMKSVHATFPDLKATESVLVILDRKDDPITPLLMPWTYEAMIHELIGFQRGNEVAIDDPDAKPEDRVHVVTPQTDAFFGKHRYSDWGQVCVAVSEMVKTYKEMNKFDRNTVSLDEIRNFMNRFPEARKQSAQVTRHCAITSELVAEINGRNLTRLSVLEQDIISNNNVTEHSRLVLEVVQDPKTDVDDALRIVMLYQLHYEKAAGNIIMQLKQELLQRQCPQERVQLIDRLIEYAGQDQRCHEIFRSSTGHMFKAVAKAVGQFGKDVQNVLTQHVPLVKKLINRVYNGTLSVDKYPVRDVLGCPIPIDQAAFVRAKDIIVVYVGGYTFSEAMLLAQINEGNVDNNQEALMNFGKQVTRKLGSDGLTGTSTEPHTAKIEAHVSLITTSMLSSKDFIQSLPS